In Streptomyces hawaiiensis, one genomic interval encodes:
- the dnaN gene encoding DNA polymerase III subunit beta, which translates to MKIRVERDVLAEAVAWAARSLPARPPAPVLAGLLLKAEEGQLSLSSFDYEVSARVSVEAEVDEEGTVLVSGRLLADICRALPNRPVEISTDGVRATVVCGSSRFTLHTLPVEEYPALPQMPNATGTVPGEVFASAASQVAIAAGRDDTLPVLTGVRIEIEGDTVTLASTDRYRFAVREFLWKPENPEASAVALVPAKTLLDTAKALTSGDQVILALSGGGSGEGLIGFEGAGRRTTTRLLEGDLPKYRSLFPTEFNSVAVIETAPFVEAVKRVALVAERNTPVRLSFEQGVLILEAGSSDDAQAVERVDAQLEGDDVSIAFNPTFLLDGLSAIDSPVAQLSFTTSTKPALLSGKPALDAEADEAYKYLIMPVRLSG; encoded by the coding sequence GTGAAGATCCGGGTGGAACGCGACGTACTCGCGGAGGCAGTGGCCTGGGCGGCACGCAGCCTCCCGGCCCGTCCGCCGGCGCCTGTCCTCGCCGGCCTGCTGCTGAAGGCCGAGGAAGGCCAACTGAGCCTGTCCAGCTTCGACTACGAGGTCTCCGCGCGGGTGTCCGTGGAGGCCGAGGTCGACGAGGAGGGCACGGTCCTGGTCTCCGGCCGACTGCTCGCGGACATCTGCCGCGCGCTTCCCAACCGGCCGGTGGAGATTTCCACAGACGGTGTACGGGCGACCGTGGTCTGCGGCTCGTCCCGGTTCACACTCCACACCCTGCCTGTGGAGGAGTACCCGGCCCTGCCGCAGATGCCGAACGCCACGGGCACGGTCCCCGGCGAGGTCTTCGCCTCCGCCGCCTCCCAGGTCGCCATCGCGGCCGGCCGTGACGACACGCTGCCCGTCCTCACCGGTGTCCGCATCGAGATCGAGGGCGACACCGTCACGCTGGCGTCCACCGACCGCTACCGCTTCGCGGTCCGCGAGTTCCTGTGGAAGCCGGAGAACCCGGAGGCCTCCGCGGTCGCCCTGGTGCCCGCCAAGACGCTGCTGGACACCGCCAAGGCCCTGACCAGCGGCGACCAGGTGATCCTGGCGCTGTCCGGCGGGGGCTCGGGCGAGGGCCTGATCGGCTTCGAGGGCGCGGGCCGCCGTACGACGACCCGCCTGCTGGAGGGCGACCTCCCGAAGTACCGCTCGCTGTTCCCGACGGAGTTCAACAGCGTCGCCGTGATTGAGACCGCCCCCTTCGTGGAGGCCGTCAAGCGCGTGGCCCTGGTCGCCGAGCGCAACACCCCGGTGCGGCTCAGCTTCGAGCAGGGCGTGCTCATCCTGGAGGCCGGTTCCAGCGACGACGCACAGGCTGTGGAAAGGGTCGACGCCCAGCTGGAGGGCGACGACGTCTCGATCGCCTTCAACCCGACGTTCCTGCTGGACGGCCTGAGCGCCATCGACTCCCCGGTGGCCCAGCTGTCGTTCACGACGTCCACCAAGCCCGCCCTGCTCAGCGGCAAGCCGGCGCTGGACGCCGAGGCGGACGAGGCCTACAAGTACCTGATCATGCCGGTGCGCCTCAGCGGCTGA
- the gnd gene encoding phosphogluconate dehydrogenase (NAD(+)-dependent, decarboxylating), which yields MELGLVGLGKMGGNMRERIRRAGHTVLGYDRNPDLADVHSLQELVGKLSGPRVIWVMVPAGEATQTTIDELAELLEPGDVVVDGGNSRWTDDEKHAEELAAKGIGFVDCGVSGGVWGLENGYALMYGGDKENVAKVQPVFDALKPEGDFGSVHAGKVGAGHFAKMVHNGIEYAMMQAYAEGWELLEKVDSVTDVREVFRSWQEGTVIRSWLLDLAVNALDEDEHLDELRGYAQDSGEGRWTVEAAIDNAVPLPAITASLFARFASRQEDSPQMKMIAALRNQFGGHAVEKK from the coding sequence ATGGAGCTCGGTCTCGTCGGCCTCGGCAAGATGGGCGGCAACATGCGCGAGCGGATCCGCCGCGCAGGCCACACCGTCCTCGGATACGACCGCAACCCGGACCTCGCCGATGTCCACAGCCTGCAGGAGCTTGTGGGCAAGCTCAGCGGTCCGCGCGTGATCTGGGTGATGGTCCCGGCCGGTGAGGCCACGCAGACCACCATCGACGAGCTCGCCGAACTGCTGGAGCCCGGTGACGTCGTCGTGGACGGCGGCAACTCCCGCTGGACCGACGACGAGAAGCACGCGGAGGAGCTGGCGGCCAAGGGCATCGGCTTCGTCGACTGCGGTGTCTCCGGCGGCGTCTGGGGCCTGGAGAACGGCTACGCGCTGATGTACGGCGGCGACAAGGAGAACGTCGCCAAGGTGCAGCCGGTCTTCGACGCCCTCAAGCCGGAGGGCGACTTCGGATCGGTGCACGCCGGCAAGGTCGGCGCGGGCCACTTCGCGAAGATGGTCCACAACGGCATCGAGTACGCGATGATGCAGGCTTACGCCGAGGGCTGGGAGCTCCTGGAGAAGGTCGACTCGGTGACCGACGTCCGGGAGGTCTTCCGCTCCTGGCAGGAGGGCACGGTCATCCGCTCCTGGCTGCTCGACCTCGCGGTCAACGCGCTCGACGAGGACGAGCACCTGGACGAGCTCCGGGGCTATGCACAGGACTCCGGCGAGGGACGCTGGACTGTGGAGGCCGCCATCGACAACGCGGTGCCGCTGCCGGCGATCACCGCGTCGCTGTTCGCGCGGTTCGCCTCCCGCCAGGAGGACTCGCCCCAGATGAAGATGATCGCGGCGCTGCGGAATCAGTTCGGCGGTCACGCGGTCGAGAAGAAGTAA
- the recF gene encoding DNA replication/repair protein RecF (All proteins in this family for which functions are known are DNA-binding proteins that assist the filamentation of RecA onto DNA for the initiation of recombination or recombinational repair.) produces MHVTHLSLADFRSYPRVEVPLDPGVTAFVGPNGQGKTNLVEAVGYLATLGSHRVSSDAPLVRMGAERAIIRAQVRQGERQQLVELELNPGRANRARINRSTQVRPRDVLGIVRTVLFAPEDLALVKGDPGERRRFLDELITARSPRMAGVRSDYDRVLKQRNTLLKSAALARRHGGRAMDMSTLDVWDQHLARAGAELLAQRLDLIATIQPLADKAYEQLAPGGGPVALEYKPSAPGEAHTRDDLYEQLMAALAEARKQEIERGVTLIGPHRDDLQLKLGQLPAKGYASHGESWSYALALRLASYDLLRAEGNEPVLVLDDVFAELDTRRRERLAELVAPGEQVLVTAAVDDDVPHVLSGTRFAVSEGTVERV; encoded by the coding sequence ATGCACGTCACGCATCTGTCGCTGGCCGACTTCCGCTCGTACCCCCGGGTCGAGGTCCCGCTCGACCCCGGGGTGACGGCCTTCGTCGGGCCGAACGGGCAGGGCAAGACCAACCTCGTCGAGGCCGTCGGCTATCTCGCCACCCTCGGCAGCCACCGGGTCTCCTCCGATGCCCCCCTGGTCCGCATGGGTGCCGAACGCGCGATCATCCGGGCCCAGGTCCGGCAGGGGGAACGGCAGCAGCTGGTCGAGCTGGAGCTGAACCCGGGGCGCGCCAACCGGGCCCGCATCAACAGGTCCACGCAGGTCAGGCCGCGTGACGTGCTGGGGATCGTCCGGACGGTGCTGTTCGCGCCCGAGGATCTCGCGCTGGTCAAGGGCGACCCCGGTGAGCGGCGCCGTTTCCTCGACGAGCTGATCACCGCGCGCTCCCCGCGCATGGCCGGGGTCCGCTCCGACTACGACCGGGTCCTCAAGCAGCGCAACACCCTGCTGAAGTCGGCAGCGCTGGCCCGTCGGCACGGCGGTCGCGCCATGGACATGTCCACCCTCGACGTGTGGGACCAGCATCTCGCGCGCGCTGGTGCCGAGTTGCTCGCCCAGCGCTTGGACCTGATCGCCACGATCCAGCCGCTGGCCGACAAGGCCTACGAGCAACTCGCGCCCGGCGGCGGCCCGGTCGCGCTGGAGTACAAGCCGTCCGCGCCGGGCGAGGCACACACCCGCGATGACCTCTACGAACAGCTGATGGCGGCGCTCGCCGAGGCCCGCAAGCAGGAGATCGAGCGCGGCGTCACGCTGATCGGCCCGCACCGGGACGACCTTCAGCTCAAGCTCGGCCAGCTCCCCGCCAAGGGCTACGCCTCCCACGGCGAGTCCTGGTCCTACGCGCTGGCGCTGCGCCTGGCCTCGTACGACCTCCTCAGAGCAGAGGGCAACGAGCCGGTGCTGGTGCTCGACGACGTCTTCGCGGAGCTGGACACCCGCCGCCGTGAGCGCCTCGCCGAGCTGGTCGCGCCCGGCGAGCAGGTCCTGGTGACGGCCGCGGTCGACGACGACGTACCGCATGTGCTGTCCGGGACGCGGTTCGCCGTGTCCGAGGGGACGGTGGAGCGCGTATGA
- a CDS encoding DUF721 domain-containing protein, with protein MTENTPGGTPKPSKPPEPSGVDLARVALRAAKDAARARGDAAQQKKQSRRGGGLRSGARADGRDPMALGSAINRLITERGWEAPAAVGGVMGRWPQIVGEDVAKHCEPERYDEDERVLTVRCDSTAWATNLRLLAPTLVARLNEDLGQGRVKLIKVQGPGGPARRYGPLRAPGSTGPGDTYG; from the coding sequence ATGACGGAGAACACACCCGGCGGCACCCCCAAGCCCTCCAAGCCCCCCGAGCCCTCCGGCGTCGACCTCGCGCGTGTGGCGCTGCGCGCCGCCAAGGACGCCGCGCGCGCGCGTGGGGACGCGGCGCAGCAGAAGAAGCAGTCGCGCCGCGGCGGTGGTCTGCGCTCCGGCGCGCGCGCGGACGGGCGCGACCCGATGGCGCTCGGCTCCGCGATCAACCGGCTGATCACCGAACGCGGCTGGGAGGCGCCGGCCGCCGTGGGCGGTGTGATGGGCCGCTGGCCGCAGATCGTCGGCGAGGACGTGGCCAAGCACTGTGAGCCGGAGCGGTACGACGAGGACGAACGTGTCCTGACGGTGCGCTGCGACTCGACGGCCTGGGCGACGAACCTCCGGCTGCTCGCGCCCACGCTGGTCGCGCGCCTCAACGAGGACCTGGGCCAGGGCAGGGTGAAGCTGATCAAGGTGCAGGGCCCCGGCGGCCCCGCGCGCCGCTATGGGCCCCTGCGTGCCCCCGGCAGCACCGGCCCGGGCGACACCTACGGCTGA
- the gyrB gene encoding DNA topoisomerase (ATP-hydrolyzing) subunit B: MADSGNPNENIPSTDAGVTSEAITSNGEVTASYDASAITVLEGLDAVRKRPGMYIGSTGERGLHHLVQEVVDNSVDEALAGHADTIDVTILADGGVRVVDNGRGIPVGIVPSEGKPAVEVVLTVLHAGGKFGGGGYAVSGGLHGVGVSVVNALSTKVAVEVRTDGYRWTQDYKLGVPTAPLARHEATEETGTSVTFWADSDIFETTDYSFETLSRRFQEMAFLNKGLKINLTDERESAKATAGADEAGEDEKHEVKSVSYHYEGGIVDFVKYLNSRKGDLVHPTVIDLEAEDRDKSLSLEVAMQWNGGYTEGVYSFANIIHTHEGGTHEEGFRSALTSLINKYARDKRLLREKDDNLTGDDIREGLTAIISVKLSEPQFEGQTKTKLGNTEVKTFVQKVVYEHLADWLDRNPNEAADIIRKGIQAATARVAARKARDLTRRKGLLETASLPGKLSDCQSNDPIKCEIFIVEGDSAGGSAKSGRNPQYQAILPIRGKILNVEKARIDKILQNQEIQALISAFGTGVHEDFDIEKLRYHKIILMADADVDGQHINTLLLTFLFRFMRPLVEAGHVYLSRPPLYKIKWGKDDFEYAYSDRERDALIEMGRNAGKRIRDDSVQRFKGLGEMNAEELRITTMDQEHRVLGQVTLDDAAQADDLFSVLMGEDVEARRAFIQRNAKDVRFLDI, from the coding sequence GTGGCCGATTCCGGCAACCCCAACGAGAACATCCCGTCCACCGACGCAGGCGTGACCAGCGAGGCGATCACCTCCAACGGCGAGGTCACCGCCTCGTACGACGCCAGTGCCATCACCGTCCTCGAGGGTCTGGACGCGGTCCGCAAGCGACCCGGCATGTACATCGGCTCGACCGGTGAGCGCGGCCTGCACCACCTGGTGCAGGAGGTCGTGGACAACTCCGTCGACGAGGCGCTGGCCGGTCACGCGGACACCATCGACGTGACGATCCTCGCCGACGGCGGTGTCAGGGTCGTCGACAACGGCCGTGGCATCCCGGTGGGCATCGTCCCGTCCGAGGGCAAGCCCGCCGTCGAGGTCGTGCTGACCGTGCTGCACGCGGGCGGCAAGTTCGGCGGCGGCGGTTACGCGGTCTCCGGTGGTCTGCACGGCGTGGGTGTCTCCGTCGTCAACGCCCTGTCCACGAAGGTCGCCGTGGAGGTCAGGACGGACGGCTACCGCTGGACGCAGGACTACAAGCTGGGTGTCCCCACGGCACCGCTCGCTCGACACGAGGCCACCGAAGAGACCGGCACGTCGGTCACCTTCTGGGCAGACAGCGACATCTTCGAGACCACCGACTACTCCTTCGAGACGCTCTCCCGGCGCTTCCAGGAGATGGCGTTCCTCAACAAGGGCCTGAAGATCAACCTCACCGACGAGCGCGAGTCGGCGAAGGCCACCGCCGGTGCGGACGAGGCGGGCGAGGACGAGAAGCACGAGGTCAAGAGCGTCTCGTACCACTACGAGGGCGGCATCGTCGACTTCGTGAAGTACCTCAACTCCCGCAAGGGAGACCTGGTGCACCCCACTGTGATCGACCTGGAGGCCGAGGACAGGGACAAGAGCCTGTCCCTCGAGGTCGCCATGCAGTGGAACGGCGGCTACACCGAGGGCGTGTACTCCTTCGCCAACATCATCCACACCCACGAGGGCGGTACGCACGAAGAGGGCTTCCGCTCCGCGCTGACCTCGCTGATCAACAAGTACGCGCGCGACAAGAGGCTGCTGCGCGAGAAGGACGACAACCTCACGGGTGACGACATCCGCGAGGGCCTGACGGCGATCATCTCGGTCAAGCTGAGCGAGCCCCAGTTCGAGGGCCAGACGAAGACCAAGCTGGGCAACACCGAGGTGAAGACCTTCGTGCAGAAGGTCGTCTACGAGCACCTCGCGGACTGGCTGGACCGTAACCCGAACGAGGCCGCGGACATCATCCGCAAGGGCATCCAGGCGGCCACCGCGCGCGTGGCGGCCCGCAAGGCCCGTGACCTCACCCGCCGCAAGGGCCTGCTGGAGACCGCGTCCCTGCCGGGCAAGCTCTCCGACTGCCAGTCGAACGATCCCATCAAGTGCGAGATCTTCATCGTCGAGGGTGACTCCGCCGGCGGCTCGGCCAAGTCCGGCCGCAACCCGCAGTACCAGGCGATCCTCCCGATCCGCGGCAAGATCCTGAACGTCGAGAAGGCGCGGATCGACAAGATCCTGCAGAACCAGGAGATCCAGGCGCTGATCTCGGCCTTCGGCACCGGAGTCCATGAGGACTTCGACATCGAGAAGCTGCGCTATCACAAGATCATCCTGATGGCGGACGCCGACGTCGACGGCCAGCACATCAACACCCTGCTGCTGACCTTCCTGTTCCGTTTCATGCGCCCTCTGGTCGAGGCCGGGCACGTGTACCTCTCCCGCCCGCCGCTCTACAAGATCAAGTGGGGCAAGGACGACTTCGAGTACGCGTACTCCGACCGCGAGCGCGATGCCCTGATCGAGATGGGCCGCAACGCGGGCAAGCGCATCCGCGACGACTCCGTGCAGCGCTTCAAGGGTCTCGGCGAGATGAACGCCGAGGAACTGCGCATCACGACCATGGACCAGGAGCACCGCGTCCTCGGCCAGGTCACCCTCGACGACGCCGCCCAGGCCGACGACCTGTTCTCGGTCCTCATGGGCGAGGACGTCGAGGCCCGTCGCGCGTTCATCCAGCGCAACGCCAAGGACGTCCGCTTCCTCGACATCTGA